The proteins below come from a single Tenuifilum thalassicum genomic window:
- a CDS encoding [Fe-Fe] hydrogenase large subunit C-terminal domain-containing protein, whose protein sequence is MSQLFKIDEKTCINCYACVRVCPVKAIEVKAGQNFARIIEDRCVGCGSCLNICPVNAISYKSSKKEVLKLLKSDAPVAAICSPSISGEFADITDYRKFVQMIKQLGFTYVCEVTFGVDLVAQEYKKLFDNFKGKYFITSMCPVVVSMVEKYHPEIAENLAPIISPSIATAMAVRKEYGSDVKVVHIGPCIQSKEEIKLYDDERRIDENLTFVELRELFDEFNIKESNLEYSEFDEPIGYKGSLFPIGRGILQAVNISEDLLTGTVISTNGPNNTLQALEQFETSIDLINRHFNLFYCEGCLMGPGTSRGGKKFIRRTMVVNYANKRLKSFDRKKWEEHINKNSNNDYSRSFKIDDQRLAKPSEKKLEEVLKAIDKEFVARDSGCEACGYSSCYDFASAVASGLAHTDMCLNFSLKKRQEYIKTLQATNEKLAKTQEALKESEKKARHEQEAAREATETITTMLKKLPSAVVLIDKKLRIIQSNQSFIDLLGDDALEINEIIPGLVGADLKTLLPYNIHNIFSSVLQNNTDILNRDVMYKDNLLNISVFTIKPNSIVGAVIRDMYAPEVQKEEVIKRITEVIDKNLAMVQNIGFLLGEGAAETEKMLNSIIKTYREGRSSNENNK, encoded by the coding sequence ATGTCACAGCTTTTTAAAATAGATGAAAAAACCTGTATAAACTGTTATGCTTGCGTACGTGTTTGCCCTGTGAAAGCCATTGAGGTTAAAGCAGGACAAAACTTTGCAAGGATAATAGAAGATCGGTGTGTGGGTTGCGGTAGCTGCTTAAACATATGTCCGGTAAATGCTATAAGCTATAAATCATCAAAAAAAGAAGTATTAAAGCTGCTTAAAAGCGATGCTCCTGTAGCAGCAATTTGCTCCCCTAGCATTTCGGGTGAATTTGCCGACATAACCGACTACAGGAAATTTGTTCAAATGATTAAGCAGCTTGGGTTTACCTATGTGTGTGAAGTTACATTTGGGGTTGACCTGGTTGCACAAGAATACAAAAAACTATTTGACAACTTTAAAGGGAAGTATTTTATAACAAGTATGTGCCCTGTGGTTGTATCGATGGTTGAAAAATACCATCCTGAGATAGCAGAAAACTTGGCACCAATTATCTCCCCATCTATAGCCACTGCAATGGCTGTCCGCAAAGAATACGGTTCCGATGTAAAAGTTGTTCACATTGGGCCCTGTATCCAAAGCAAGGAAGAGATTAAGCTCTATGACGATGAACGTAGGATCGATGAGAACCTAACCTTTGTTGAGCTCCGTGAACTATTCGACGAGTTTAATATAAAAGAAAGCAACCTTGAGTACTCAGAATTTGATGAGCCAATAGGGTACAAGGGTTCTCTATTCCCAATAGGTAGAGGTATTTTGCAAGCTGTTAACATCAGCGAAGACCTACTAACGGGTACCGTTATAAGCACCAATGGCCCTAACAACACGCTCCAAGCGCTGGAACAATTTGAAACCAGTATCGACCTCATCAACAGGCACTTCAACCTTTTCTATTGCGAAGGTTGTTTAATGGGACCAGGCACATCGCGAGGTGGGAAAAAATTTATTAGGCGCACAATGGTTGTCAACTATGCCAACAAACGCCTAAAGTCATTCGACCGTAAGAAATGGGAGGAGCACATTAACAAAAACAGCAATAACGACTATAGCCGTTCATTCAAAATTGACGATCAACGACTTGCAAAACCTTCCGAGAAAAAGCTTGAGGAGGTATTAAAAGCTATTGACAAAGAATTTGTTGCGCGTGATTCAGGATGCGAAGCATGTGGCTACTCATCGTGTTACGATTTTGCTTCGGCAGTTGCTTCCGGTTTAGCCCATACCGATATGTGTCTGAACTTTAGCCTCAAAAAACGTCAAGAGTACATTAAAACGCTACAGGCAACCAACGAAAAGCTTGCAAAAACACAGGAGGCTTTAAAAGAATCGGAGAAAAAGGCTAGGCATGAGCAGGAAGCCGCTCGCGAAGCTACAGAAACCATAACAACCATGCTAAAAAAGCTGCCCTCGGCGGTAGTGCTTATCGACAAAAAACTTAGAATTATACAAAGCAACCAAAGTTTTATCGACCTTTTGGGTGATGATGCTCTTGAAATCAACGAAATAATACCCGGACTAGTCGGAGCAGATTTAAAAACCCTTTTACCATACAATATTCATAACATCTTTTCGAGCGTACTACAAAACAATACCGATATCCTGAATAGGGATGTAATGTACAAGGATAATCTGCTCAACATATCGGTTTTTACAATAAAGCCCAACAGCATTGTAGGAGCGGTAATTAGGGATATGTATGCACCTGAGGTTCAAAAAGAAGAGGTAATTAAGCGAATTACCGAAGTGATTGACAAGAACCTTGCTATGGTTCAGAACATTGGTTTTTTGCTAGGTGAAGGTGCAGCTGAAACCGAAAAGATGCTAAACTCAATTATCAAAACCTACCGTGAAGGGAGAAGTAGCAACGAAAACAACAAGTAG
- a CDS encoding SPOR domain-containing protein produces the protein MRKYICLFGFVYISFILVSPTSAQDWNTIFTYELDAEYYMAEGNFSKAADTYAKALKKFPESANLKFKIGYCLLKTPDRKSESISYLEEAVAKISDKYDAKSIKEANAPPEALYHLGMAYMVKNDFDNASRVFNEYKKHVSPDDTEATKRVNQALASCEFAKQMSKKPIGLNYSILGPEINNMYNNICPVLSGDGKTLAFTSVTAKGNKIYITTKDENGNWTKPREITRYLGSRNLTTSFLSYEGKELYLIEHGRKRSDIVVSFLQKRRWSSTVKIAKPINSKSNETHVCVTKDGNTVYFTSDRKGSLGGFDIWVSTINNGRWSDAINLGPNVNTEFDEVTPFLTPDEKYLFFSSQGHNSMGGFDIFYTNLEGSPNVKNIGYPLNTPSDETFFFPTSLTSGLIPHYSPDGYGKLDITMVDIVPQVDLKLNIMLADNAPTDKPYNVKIIEDGTQQLIESFSSKGKSQLKSKIKPGKYVVTATGKGFDEAKTNFEVPAKPDESEYQLSLVLNPVVIQQPVAQLEEPKSEIEDKQDNNQTTEDIGKTEDSHAAKQESKNSDNKEAKENIDQTEIAPKEQEQDKALPSKPTLTAAPVPRMDFNKSMATSTLAKTTYSIQLLASLHPVDYNYFNLDSISVTISPEGYYRYSIGTTDNIQEIETLQQKLRNHGYNNVWVRINREHPGYTIQFLALQKPKSIKTFEELSEVMVYRGKDGMYRYCVGKYSTPEEALTDIERIKSLGYSDAFVRVLGK, from the coding sequence ATGCGTAAGTATATTTGCTTATTCGGATTTGTATACATCTCATTCATCCTTGTATCACCAACAAGTGCGCAAGATTGGAATACTATATTCACCTACGAGCTCGACGCTGAGTACTATATGGCCGAAGGTAATTTTTCAAAAGCTGCCGATACATATGCAAAGGCATTAAAAAAATTTCCTGAAAGTGCTAATCTTAAATTTAAAATTGGGTATTGTTTACTTAAAACACCCGATCGCAAAAGTGAATCAATTAGCTACCTAGAAGAAGCCGTAGCAAAGATATCCGACAAGTACGATGCAAAATCGATAAAAGAGGCAAATGCACCACCTGAAGCTTTATACCATTTAGGCATGGCCTACATGGTTAAAAATGATTTTGATAACGCAAGTAGAGTTTTTAACGAATATAAGAAACATGTTTCGCCAGACGATACAGAGGCTACAAAGCGGGTTAATCAAGCCTTAGCAAGTTGTGAATTTGCCAAACAGATGTCAAAAAAGCCAATTGGCCTTAACTATAGCATCTTAGGTCCCGAAATTAATAATATGTATAACAACATATGCCCTGTTTTATCTGGAGATGGAAAGACCTTAGCTTTTACCAGTGTCACTGCAAAGGGCAATAAGATCTACATCACAACAAAAGACGAAAACGGGAACTGGACCAAGCCCCGAGAAATTACCCGTTACCTAGGCAGCAGAAATTTAACCACATCATTCTTGTCTTATGAGGGGAAGGAGCTTTACCTGATTGAGCATGGCCGAAAGCGTTCAGATATTGTGGTAAGCTTTCTTCAAAAACGCAGATGGTCGTCAACTGTAAAAATTGCAAAACCCATAAACTCCAAATCAAACGAAACCCATGTTTGCGTCACAAAAGATGGCAACACAGTATATTTTACTAGCGACAGGAAAGGTAGCTTGGGAGGTTTCGACATTTGGGTATCTACCATTAACAATGGCCGTTGGAGCGATGCTATAAACTTGGGACCAAATGTAAATACCGAATTTGACGAAGTAACCCCATTCCTTACACCCGATGAAAAGTATCTCTTTTTCAGTTCACAAGGGCATAACTCAATGGGTGGGTTTGATATTTTTTACACAAATCTGGAGGGTAGCCCTAACGTTAAAAACATTGGCTATCCACTTAACACTCCCTCCGATGAAACATTCTTTTTCCCTACAAGTTTAACCTCTGGACTCATTCCTCATTACAGCCCAGATGGATATGGTAAACTTGACATCACAATGGTTGATATAGTTCCCCAGGTTGATCTTAAACTTAACATTATGCTCGCCGATAACGCACCTACCGACAAGCCCTATAATGTTAAAATCATTGAGGATGGGACCCAACAGTTAATTGAAAGTTTTTCGTCCAAAGGGAAATCACAACTTAAATCGAAAATAAAGCCAGGCAAATACGTTGTAACTGCTACAGGCAAAGGATTTGACGAAGCCAAAACTAATTTTGAAGTTCCTGCTAAACCCGACGAAAGCGAATATCAGCTTAGCTTAGTATTAAATCCTGTTGTTATTCAGCAGCCCGTTGCCCAACTTGAAGAACCTAAGTCTGAAATTGAAGATAAACAGGACAACAATCAAACCACTGAAGATATTGGAAAAACTGAGGACTCTCATGCCGCCAAGCAAGAATCAAAAAATTCGGATAATAAAGAAGCAAAAGAAAATATAGATCAAACAGAAATAGCACCTAAGGAACAAGAACAGGATAAAGCATTACCGTCTAAACCCACACTTACCGCAGCACCAGTTCCACGTATGGACTTTAACAAATCTATGGCCACATCAACTCTTGCAAAAACAACCTACTCTATTCAGCTGCTAGCATCGTTACATCCAGTTGATTACAATTACTTTAACCTAGATAGCATAAGTGTAACCATTTCGCCTGAGGGATATTACCGTTATAGTATAGGTACTACAGACAACATCCAAGAGATAGAAACTCTTCAACAAAAACTACGAAACCATGGTTACAATAATGTTTGGGTTAGAATTAATCGGGAACATCCAGGATATACAATACAATTCCTAGCACTCCAAAAACCCAAAAGCATTAAGACGTTTGAAGAACTTTCAGAAGTAATGGTTTACCGAGGGAAAGATGGAATGTATCGGTACTGCGTGGGTAAATACTCTACTCCCGAAGAGGCATTAACCGATATTGAAAGGATTAAATCGCTAGGGTATTCAGATGCATTTGTTAGGGTACTAGGGAAATAG
- a CDS encoding (2Fe-2S) ferredoxin domain-containing protein — MFVVKQFVKQITRRMGDRVELMICLGSSCFARGNKATLKSIQKFLEDHDLKDKVNFHGGHCFGNCAEGPNIKINGRLYTHVNEFKVIDILTNELL, encoded by the coding sequence ATATTTGTCGTTAAACAATTTGTTAAACAAATAACAAGAAGGATGGGCGATAGAGTTGAACTGATGATATGTTTAGGAAGTTCATGCTTTGCCAGAGGCAATAAAGCAACATTGAAATCGATACAGAAGTTTTTAGAAGATCACGATTTAAAGGATAAAGTAAATTTTCATGGTGGTCATTGCTTTGGCAATTGCGCCGAAGGCCCAAACATTAAAATTAATGGTAGGCTCTACACTCATGTTAATGAGTTTAAGGTTATCGATATACTAACTAACGAATTACTTTAG
- a CDS encoding NADH-quinone oxidoreductase subunit NuoE family protein: MTEDKILEDILERYNYSGSDSLIPILQDIQNELGRITEGAIVKVGKHLNIPTSKIYGLATFYNQFKFENKGEKHICLCNGTSCRLKGAKWNMVYLEDNYKLKNGQTTRDGRYSLEVTTCMGACEHGPVISINDDFYSKVDPETLKSILNDKNED, translated from the coding sequence ATGACTGAAGATAAGATATTAGAAGACATTCTTGAGCGATATAATTATTCAGGTTCCGATAGCTTGATTCCCATTCTGCAGGACATTCAGAATGAGTTGGGCAGAATAACTGAAGGTGCTATTGTTAAGGTTGGTAAACATCTGAACATTCCTACTTCGAAAATATATGGATTGGCAACATTCTACAATCAGTTTAAATTTGAGAATAAGGGTGAAAAACATATTTGTCTTTGTAATGGAACGTCGTGTAGGTTGAAAGGAGCCAAATGGAACATGGTTTACTTGGAGGACAACTATAAGTTGAAAAATGGACAAACAACTCGAGATGGAAGATACAGCCTTGAAGTAACTACTTGCATGGGTGCTTGTGAGCACGGCCCTGTGATTTCAATAAATGATGATTTTTACAGTAAGGTAGACCCTGAAACGCTTAAAAGTATTCTTAACGATAAAAACGAAGATTAA
- a CDS encoding SpoIIE family protein phosphatase, whose translation MSDKFFIEVSSQQNNHDEERICGDVFYSRRLQDEERTILVLSDGMGHGVKANILATLTSTMALNFTIEHKDVNTIAEIIMNTLPVCSVRKMSYSTFSIVDIDHNGETKILEYDNPQCLIMRGTEEFIPEWQCIILNSEKNAGKELKFCSFKPQKEDRIILWTDGITQSGLGSADYPFGWGDEARDFVKKIIKNEPDISARKLSTKVINMSCFNDGYHPKDDSSCVTIYFRNPRRLLICTGPPFEKENDSKLAKIFDSFEGKKAICGATTVDIIARELNREVVDSLEFDDPDLPPISHMEGADLVTEGILTLSKVNNILESYNDNTTLGKGPADELVKLILESDSIDFVIGTCINVAHQDPNLPVELEIRRTVVKRIAKILQDKFLKEVNLQFL comes from the coding sequence ATGTCTGATAAGTTTTTTATAGAGGTAAGTAGCCAGCAAAATAATCACGATGAAGAGCGTATTTGTGGCGATGTGTTTTATTCTCGCCGGCTTCAGGATGAGGAAAGAACCATCCTAGTTCTTTCCGATGGCATGGGGCATGGTGTAAAAGCCAACATTCTGGCAACTCTAACTTCAACCATGGCACTCAATTTTACCATCGAACACAAGGATGTTAACACCATTGCCGAAATCATAATGAACACCTTGCCTGTTTGCTCTGTTCGGAAAATGAGCTACTCTACCTTTTCAATTGTTGATATCGACCATAATGGAGAAACCAAAATATTGGAATACGACAATCCCCAGTGCTTGATAATGAGGGGTACAGAGGAATTCATCCCAGAATGGCAATGTATAATCCTTAACAGCGAGAAAAATGCAGGTAAAGAGCTGAAATTCTGTTCATTTAAACCTCAAAAAGAGGATAGAATTATTCTTTGGACCGATGGTATAACTCAATCGGGTCTCGGCAGTGCCGACTATCCATTTGGTTGGGGAGATGAGGCAAGGGATTTTGTAAAAAAAATAATTAAAAATGAACCTGATATCTCTGCACGTAAGCTAAGCACCAAAGTTATTAACATGTCATGCTTTAACGATGGATATCACCCAAAGGATGATTCTTCTTGCGTTACCATATATTTCCGAAACCCCAGACGCTTACTCATTTGTACAGGACCACCCTTTGAAAAAGAAAACGATTCCAAACTTGCTAAAATATTCGACAGCTTTGAAGGTAAAAAAGCGATCTGTGGTGCAACAACAGTTGACATAATTGCTCGCGAACTTAATAGAGAGGTTGTTGACAGCCTGGAGTTTGATGATCCAGACCTTCCTCCCATTAGTCATATGGAAGGAGCCGACTTAGTGACAGAAGGCATCCTTACCCTCAGTAAGGTTAACAACATTCTAGAAAGTTACAACGACAATACAACTCTTGGGAAAGGTCCTGCCGATGAGCTTGTCAAGCTAATACTAGAGAGCGATAGCATTGATTTTGTAATTGGCACATGTATAAATGTTGCCCACCAAGATCCAAACCTACCTGTGGAACTAGAAATCAGGCGCACCGTGGTAAAACGTATAGCCAAAATTTTGCAAGATAAATTCTTAAAGGAAGTAAACCTTCAATTTCTTTAA
- a CDS encoding efflux RND transporter periplasmic adaptor subunit, translating to MKINLITITLFAIMFYSCSSNDSQETESSINDDKIVSVSVEQFNTMDMKIGSVKKIELSQDIVAQGVVEPSPNAKAYVTSPINALIKEIKVKPSEKVYKGQAIVVIDGPEVMNLQTEFIEIYNSFLLAKNSYERIEELAKSGIVSKKELLKAKGEYRTLEAKNKSYRLLLTRLGLQPDKILKGDFFGEAYLTSPIDGTVSRIESAIGKPITIEQPVAELIDTRNLLLKFYVFMNQVNAVKPGQKVEIELVGDGKKIEGEVISVGLDANTENKAVECFASLKQTPDVKLISGMRVTAKVYTNVSNAWVLPVTALHQNGDKYFVYILDYSDSTKYQFKKEFLQVGLIQDTIAQVFDSKLTDVLLKGGYELVGE from the coding sequence ATGAAGATTAATCTGATTACTATTACACTATTTGCCATCATGTTTTATTCTTGCTCGTCGAATGACAGCCAAGAAACTGAATCGTCCATAAATGACGATAAGATAGTTTCTGTTTCTGTTGAGCAGTTTAATACAATGGATATGAAGATTGGCAGCGTTAAAAAGATTGAATTATCGCAAGATATAGTTGCTCAGGGAGTTGTTGAACCAAGTCCAAATGCCAAAGCATATGTAACCTCTCCTATAAACGCATTAATAAAAGAGATTAAAGTGAAGCCCTCGGAAAAAGTATATAAGGGACAAGCGATTGTTGTTATTGATGGACCAGAGGTGATGAACTTGCAAACCGAGTTTATTGAGATATATAACAGCTTCCTTTTAGCAAAAAACAGCTATGAACGAATAGAGGAGTTAGCAAAAAGCGGAATCGTATCAAAAAAGGAACTTTTAAAGGCTAAGGGTGAATATCGTACTTTAGAAGCTAAAAACAAATCTTACAGGTTATTGCTTACTAGGCTTGGGCTACAGCCTGATAAAATTCTAAAAGGTGATTTCTTTGGTGAGGCTTACCTAACTTCTCCAATAGATGGAACTGTTTCAAGAATTGAATCAGCAATTGGAAAACCAATTACTATCGAGCAACCTGTTGCAGAGCTTATTGATACCAGAAACCTCTTGCTTAAGTTTTATGTTTTTATGAATCAAGTGAATGCTGTGAAACCTGGCCAAAAGGTTGAAATTGAATTAGTAGGAGATGGAAAAAAAATTGAAGGTGAGGTGATTTCAGTTGGCTTAGATGCAAATACTGAGAATAAAGCAGTAGAATGCTTCGCATCGTTAAAACAAACACCTGATGTAAAGTTGATAAGTGGGATGAGGGTTACCGCAAAAGTTTATACCAACGTTTCCAATGCATGGGTATTACCAGTAACTGCTCTACACCAAAATGGTGATAAGTATTTTGTTTACATTTTAGATTATTCCGATTCAACTAAATACCAGTTTAAGAAAGAATTCCTCCAGGTAGGCTTAATTCAAGATACAATTGCCCAAGTATTTGACTCCAAGTTAACAGATGTGCTGCTCAAGGGTGGGTATGAACTGGTAGGAGAGTAG
- a CDS encoding efflux RND transporter permease subunit, translated as MIEKLISFSIRSKLIIVLLTLTIALFGIYAVTQIPVGAVPDITNNQVQVITTSRNLSTQDVEQFITYPIELEMSNLPGVKEIRSISKFGLSVVTIVFDDDLGTYLPRQLIAEKLKTAAENIPEGFGKPDMGPISTGLGEIYQYVLDVKPGFEDRYTTTELRTIQDWYVKRQLSGIQGVVEVNTWGGYLKQYEVAVDPEKLAQYNISIVDVLNALEQNNGVAGGAYIERENQSYFVRGEGLLKSIEDIEQIPIVTKNGFSIRVADVASVNEGHANRFGAITANGQGEKVMGQIMMLKDANSNKVIEAVKERVAEVQKHLPEGVYINPIVERSELISKTTKTILENLIFGCIIVFLVVLLILGNLRASLVISSLIPLALLFTISAMYIFGIDANLMSLGALDFGIIIDGAVIIVEFIVLRLTLRANDFPAKSENEKRLLFDSISFEGASKMMNSAVFGQIIILIVFIPILSLSGVEGKMFRPMALSFSFALIGAMFFGFTWLPVAASLFLRPQKKKWLLSEWIMRIIHLSYKPVIEWAYNNKKWVLGAAFAMLLFSGWVFTRLGAEFVPTLDEGDFVIQPVLKTGTSLKRTTELTTMMEKILIEKFPEVDKIVSRIGAAEVPTDPMSMEEIDMIIKLKPKKYWVNASSKEELANKFKEALSVIPNVEYEFTQPIEMRFNELITGVRADLAIKIFGEDLDVLNQKAIEVKKLIDGVPGAADIIMEKTAGLPQISIKYDRRKISMYGISVEELNRVVSAAFAGEAAGSIFEGEKRFDLVVRLAEENRKNIASVKNLLISLPGGGLVPLEELANVEYTTGPAKISRDNTHRRVVVSVNVRNRDLESVVKDIQKILDSKLTLPPGYYVEYGGQFENLRNARNRLLVAVPAALALIFIFLHFAFHSFKDALMVYTSVPLSVIGGILMLWIRGMPFSISAAVGFIALFGVAVLDGIVLIEHLKELKEEDVSDLRERIMRATRNRLRPVLLTSLAAAMGFLPMALSTSAGAEVQRPLATVVIGGLISSTMLTMVALPLLYSVFERFEGLKFWTFKRRS; from the coding sequence ATGATAGAAAAACTAATAAGTTTTAGTATTAGGAGTAAGCTAATTATTGTGCTACTCACCCTTACCATTGCATTATTTGGTATATACGCTGTAACCCAGATTCCTGTTGGTGCTGTTCCTGATATTACTAATAATCAGGTTCAGGTAATAACCACCAGTCGTAACCTTTCGACTCAGGATGTGGAACAATTCATAACCTATCCTATTGAGCTTGAGATGTCGAATTTGCCAGGTGTAAAGGAGATCCGTTCAATATCAAAGTTTGGATTATCGGTTGTTACCATAGTATTCGACGATGATCTCGGAACCTACTTACCACGCCAGCTTATTGCAGAAAAGTTAAAAACTGCAGCAGAGAATATTCCAGAAGGATTTGGCAAGCCCGACATGGGACCTATTTCAACAGGTTTAGGCGAGATTTATCAGTATGTTCTTGATGTAAAGCCAGGATTCGAGGATAGGTACACCACTACTGAGCTAAGAACCATTCAGGATTGGTATGTAAAACGTCAACTTTCAGGTATCCAGGGTGTTGTGGAGGTTAACACTTGGGGAGGCTATCTTAAGCAATACGAGGTAGCTGTTGATCCGGAAAAACTTGCTCAATACAATATTTCTATTGTCGATGTGTTAAACGCCTTGGAGCAAAACAATGGAGTAGCAGGAGGGGCTTACATTGAAAGAGAGAACCAAAGCTATTTTGTAAGGGGAGAGGGGTTATTAAAATCCATAGAGGACATTGAGCAAATCCCCATTGTGACCAAAAACGGTTTTTCTATAAGGGTAGCCGATGTGGCTAGTGTAAATGAAGGACATGCAAATAGATTTGGTGCCATAACTGCCAACGGACAAGGCGAAAAGGTTATGGGACAAATAATGATGCTTAAAGATGCAAACTCCAATAAGGTTATTGAGGCTGTTAAGGAAAGAGTTGCTGAGGTCCAAAAACATCTTCCCGAGGGTGTTTATATTAATCCGATTGTGGAACGCAGTGAGCTAATTTCAAAAACAACTAAAACAATCTTAGAGAATCTCATTTTTGGATGTATTATAGTTTTTCTTGTTGTACTTCTTATCCTTGGAAATTTAAGGGCTTCTCTTGTTATTTCGTCATTAATCCCATTAGCTCTTTTATTTACCATATCGGCAATGTATATTTTTGGTATTGATGCCAATCTTATGAGTCTTGGTGCTCTTGATTTTGGGATCATTATTGATGGTGCAGTTATTATTGTAGAGTTTATTGTACTAAGATTGACGCTAAGAGCGAATGATTTTCCTGCCAAGTCGGAAAATGAAAAGAGGCTGTTGTTCGATTCTATTTCGTTTGAGGGAGCATCAAAAATGATGAATTCTGCAGTTTTTGGTCAAATAATAATTCTTATTGTCTTCATTCCAATTCTTTCGCTTTCAGGGGTTGAGGGTAAAATGTTTCGTCCCATGGCCCTATCGTTTAGCTTCGCTCTTATTGGTGCCATGTTTTTTGGGTTTACCTGGCTACCTGTTGCAGCTTCGCTTTTTCTAAGACCACAGAAGAAAAAGTGGTTGCTTTCAGAGTGGATTATGCGTATAATTCATTTATCGTATAAACCTGTAATCGAGTGGGCATATAATAATAAAAAATGGGTGCTTGGTGCAGCCTTTGCCATGTTACTTTTTTCAGGCTGGGTATTTACCCGGTTGGGTGCAGAATTTGTCCCAACTCTTGATGAGGGAGATTTTGTGATTCAACCAGTATTAAAAACTGGAACATCACTTAAACGTACTACTGAACTGACTACCATGATGGAGAAAATCCTTATTGAAAAGTTCCCAGAAGTAGATAAAATAGTAAGCCGTATTGGCGCAGCCGAAGTGCCTACCGATCCTATGTCGATGGAAGAAATCGATATGATTATCAAGTTAAAACCAAAAAAATATTGGGTGAATGCATCGAGTAAGGAGGAATTGGCTAATAAGTTTAAGGAAGCGCTTTCTGTTATTCCAAATGTAGAGTATGAATTTACTCAGCCCATTGAGATGCGCTTTAATGAGTTGATTACTGGAGTACGTGCAGATTTAGCCATAAAGATATTTGGAGAGGATCTAGATGTTTTGAACCAAAAGGCTATTGAGGTTAAAAAGCTAATTGATGGAGTTCCAGGAGCAGCCGATATCATCATGGAAAAAACTGCTGGATTACCCCAAATTAGTATTAAGTACGATAGGCGAAAGATCTCCATGTACGGTATCTCAGTTGAGGAATTAAATAGGGTGGTGTCGGCAGCTTTTGCAGGGGAGGCTGCAGGTAGTATTTTTGAAGGTGAAAAACGCTTCGACTTAGTTGTTCGTTTGGCTGAGGAGAATAGAAAGAACATTGCCAGTGTGAAGAACCTTTTAATTTCTTTGCCTGGTGGAGGTTTGGTTCCGCTAGAAGAACTTGCTAACGTTGAATACACTACAGGTCCTGCAAAAATCTCCCGCGATAACACCCATCGTCGGGTTGTGGTAAGTGTTAATGTTCGTAACCGAGATTTGGAATCGGTTGTAAAAGATATTCAAAAAATATTGGATAGTAAGTTGACACTGCCTCCTGGATATTACGTTGAATATGGTGGTCAATTTGAGAACCTTAGAAATGCACGTAATCGATTACTTGTTGCAGTTCCGGCTGCATTGGCTTTAATCTTTATTTTTCTGCATTTTGCATTCCATTCATTTAAAGATGCCTTGATGGTTTATACATCTGTACCGCTATCGGTTATTGGGGGTATTTTAATGCTTTGGATTCGTGGAATGCCTTTTAGCATATCGGCTGCTGTAGGTTTTATAGCACTTTTTGGGGTGGCTGTACTAGATGGAATAGTACTAATTGAGCATCTGAAAGAGTTAAAGGAGGAAGATGTCAGCGATTTACGAGAGCGTATAATGAGAGCAACACGCAACAGGCTTAGACCTGTATTGCTTACCTCTTTGGCTGCAGCGATGGGATTTTTGCCCATGGCCTTATCAACCTCTGCGGGAGCCGAAGTGCAACGCCCCCTTGCTACTGTTGTTATTGGCGGCTTAATTTCCTCAACCATGCTTACCATGGTTGCACTCCCGCTTCTTTACTCTGTATTTGAGCGCTTTGAAGGGTTGAAGTTTTGGACCTTTAAGCGTAGAAGTTGA